In a genomic window of Pseudoxanthomonas indica:
- a CDS encoding nuclear transport factor 2 family protein: MSARAFGHDGPAATHAPGRADDPLPAELDRVLRDYERAWRAGDAAALASLFAEDGFVLQSNQPPVRGRAAIQAAYEEQGGAPLRLRALAYAVDDTTGYIIGAYGYGDAPGDMGKFTLTLRRAPGGQWLIFSDMDNMNALPKPPRKDAP; this comes from the coding sequence ATGTCGGCGCGAGCGTTTGGACATGACGGGCCGGCGGCTACCCACGCTCCTGGTCGCGCTGACGACCCGCTGCCCGCCGAACTGGACCGCGTCCTCCGCGACTACGAGCGCGCATGGCGTGCCGGAGATGCTGCGGCGCTCGCCTCGCTCTTCGCGGAAGACGGATTCGTGCTGCAAAGCAACCAACCACCCGTCCGCGGGCGGGCCGCGATCCAGGCCGCGTACGAGGAGCAGGGCGGCGCACCGTTGCGTCTGCGCGCACTGGCCTACGCCGTCGATGACACCACCGGCTACATCATCGGCGCCTACGGCTACGGCGATGCCCCCGGCGACATGGGCAAGTTCACGCTCACGCTGAGGCGTGCCCCGGGAGGCCAGTGGCTGATCTTCTCGGACATGGACAACATGAACGCACTACCGAAGCCCCCGCGGAAAGACGCGCCCTAG